The genomic DNA CCAGCCCGGCTCCACCACCGTGGTGGAGGTCTTCTCCTCGACGATGACCGGGCCGTCCAGCGCCGCCCCCGGGGCCAGATCGTCCCTGCCGAACACCGGCACGTCGTGCACGCCGTCGAGCATTACGGCGCGGCGGCGCGCCTGCGCCGCGGGCTCCCGAGCCCCGGTGTCCTCGCCCCGAGACAGCTCCGGTTTCCCCAGCGAAGCGTAGGCGGAAGCCCTCAGGTTCACCACCTCCACCACCTCGTCGTCGGCCCGGTGGCCGTAGCGTTGCTCGTGGGCCTGGCCGAACCGCTCGCAGATCTCCTCGACGTTGAGCTTCGCGGGGTCCTTGGCGATGGGCACCGTCAACTCGTAGGCCTGCTCACGGTACCGCATGTCCAGCAGCCATTCAACACGGATCTGGTCGGGGGACGGGCCCTGGGAGGCCAACTCGCGGCGGACCTCGTCCTCGAGCTCGCGCAGGGCGGTCACCGCACCGGCCAGGGTGTCCGGGTCGAGTGCGAAGACCTTCGTGGTGACCGCGTCCGAGCGCAGGTCGGACAGCAGCATGCCGAAGGCGCTGAAGTTGCCCGGGTCCGCGGGCACCAGGATCCGCCCGATGCCCAGCGACGAAGCCACCGCGGTGGCCAGCGTCGGCCCCATGCCGCCGAAGGGCGCGAGCACGAAGTCGGCGGGATTGAAGCCGCGCTCGATGGTGATGGTGCGCATGGAGGCGACGATGTTGGCCACCAGCACGCGCAGGATTCCCAGGGCCGCGTCGTCCTCCGACATGCCCAGGGGCTCGGCCACCTCCCGGCGGATGGCCTCCGCCGACAGCTCCGCGTCGATGGCCATCTCGCCCTGGAGCAGCGTCCGGGGATTCAGGTGGCGGAGCTGCACCAGCGCGTCGGTCAAAGTCGGCTGGTCGCCGCCGCGCATGTAGCAGGCGGGTCCGGGCACCGCCCCGGCGCTCCGCGGTCCCACCTGCAGCACCTTGCCGTAGCGCACCTGGGCCAGGCTGCCGCCACCCGCCCCCAGGCTCTCCACCTCCACCGAGTCCACGCGCACGGGATGGCGCCCGATGCGCCACTCGGTGCGGAACAGCGGTTTGCCCGGGATCAACGACATGTCGCTGCTGGTGCCGCCGATGTCCAGCGAAATGAGGTTGGAGACGCCGTTGCGCGCCCCCAGTTCATGGGCCGCCACCACCCCCGCCACCGGACCGGACATGAGCGTCTGCACCGGGAACCGCGCCATGGCCCTGGGCGCGCCGATGCCGCCGTTGGACTTCATCAGGAAGGGGTGCGCCTCCCGGAAGTGCCGTAACACGGTCTCTTCCATGCCCGAGAAGTACCGTTCCATGCGCGGACCCAGGTAAGCGTTCAGCACGGTGGTGGCGGTGCGCTCGTACTCGCGCCACACCGGGTTCACTTCCGACGACAGTGATACGAACAAGCCCGGGTAGCGAGACCGGATGTGCTCCGCCGCCAGGCGCTCGTGCTCCGGGTTCACGTAGGAGAACAGGAACGCGACGGCGAGAGCGTCGATACCCTGCTCCATGAGCCCGGCCACGGCCTCGTCGACCGCGTCCAGGTCCAGCGGCACCAGCACGGCGCCGGACTTGTCCAGGCGCTCGGTCACCTCCGCCACGCGCCGGCGCGGCACGAAGCGCTTGCCTCCGGGATAGAAGATGTTGAAGACTTCCTCGCCCTTCCACTGGCGCGCGATCTCGTAGACGTCGCGGAACCCCAGGGTGGTGAGCAGACCGGTGCGGCTGCCCTTCTCCTCGAGCACGGTGTTGAGCGCGTGAGTGGAACCGTGGAGCAGGTAGGACAAGGCATCGGCGCCCCACTTGGCGCGCAGGTCCGCCAGAACCCCGTCGAGCACCTCCAGCGGCGCCGCCGG from Deltaproteobacteria bacterium includes the following:
- a CDS encoding hydantoinase/oxoprolinase family protein, which translates into the protein MAVTQNRYRVGIDVGGTFTDVTVLEEATGRIREVRKVPSNPAAPLEVLDGVLADLRAKWGADALSYLLHGSTHALNTVLEEKGSRTGLLTTLGFRDVYEIARQWKGEEVFNIFYPGGKRFVPRRRVAEVTERLDKSGAVLVPLDLDAVDEAVAGLMEQGIDALAVAFLFSYVNPEHERLAAEHIRSRYPGLFVSLSSEVNPVWREYERTATTVLNAYLGPRMERYFSGMEETVLRHFREAHPFLMKSNGGIGAPRAMARFPVQTLMSGPVAGVVAAHELGARNGVSNLISLDIGGTSSDMSLIPGKPLFRTEWRIGRHPVRVDSVEVESLGAGGGSLAQVRYGKVLQVGPRSAGAVPGPACYMRGGDQPTLTDALVQLRHLNPRTLLQGEMAIDAELSAEAIRREVAEPLGMSEDDAALGILRVLVANIVASMRTITIERGFNPADFVLAPFGGMGPTLATAVASSLGIGRILVPADPGNFSAFGMLLSDLRSDAVTTKVFALDPDTLAGAVTALRELEDEVRRELASQGPSPDQIRVEWLLDMRYREQAYELTVPIAKDPAKLNVEEICERFGQAHEQRYGHRADDEVVEVVNLRASAYASLGKPELSRGEDTGAREPAAQARRRAVMLDGVHDVPVFGRDDLAPGAALDGPVIVEEKTSTTVVEPGW